AGACGAGCAAACTTTTACAGAAGAATAATCAAGGATAAAAAATGTTCAATAAAGTAGTACTAGTTGGGAATTTAACAAGAGATATTGAGCTAAGATACACTACTAGTGGATCTGCTATAGGAAATTCCGGTATTGCTGTTACTAGAAAATTTAATACTAACGGCGAAAAACGTGAAGAGACATGCTTTATTGACATATCGTTCTTTGGCAAATCAGCTGAGATAGCAAATCAATATTTAAGCAAAGGCTCCAAACTTCTGGTTGAAGGAAGATTAAAATTTGATCAATGGACCGACAATAACGGACAAAACCGCTCAAAGCACTCAATCGTAGTTGAAAATATGGAGATGCTTGGCGGAAATAGTGGAGCTAATGGACAAAGTCAAGGTGGATTTAATCAAAATAGTTCATACTCGCAACAACGAAATAATGGTTCAAATAATAGCTATGGCAATGGTGGATATCAAAATTCAGCACCACAAAGACAGCAAA
This genomic interval from Campylobacter concisus contains the following:
- a CDS encoding single-stranded DNA-binding protein, with translation MFNKVVLVGNLTRDIELRYTTSGSAIGNSGIAVTRKFNTNGEKREETCFIDISFFGKSAEIANQYLSKGSKLLVEGRLKFDQWTDNNGQNRSKHSIVVENMEMLGGNSGANGQSQGGFNQNSSYSQQRNNGSNNSYGNGGYQNSAPQRQQMQPQNKKVQEEYYEEKIPDINIDADNFDGDNEIPF